The nucleotide sequence TTGCCGGCTCAAAGTGTTCGGGCTTGATTTTGTCGAAAGCGGGTACGCCGAAGGGCGTATTGTAGGCCGTAAAGAACGGATTGTCTACAGTTGGCGGTTTAGTCGCCGGTGCGGATGCACTCATAAACACAGTCGATAAAAAAACAGCGATTGTGGCTTTCATTAAACGGAAATTAGTTGACGAAACCACAAAGATACTGGTTTTCAGGGATAGAATAGCTAGTTTATTTCAGAGCATAAAACTTGATTCTCAACTGTTTAAGCGGCTCTCGCATTTCTGACGGAGCTATTTTTCTTCACGTTTTCGGATGGGTACAGTAAGTTTGTTTCTACGTGTTCCTTTTTTAGAGGATAGTCACTTTTTATTAATCAACATGCTCAGTACCCGTAAAACAGGCCATTCCATCGCCTTCTGGCTGATAGCCGCTTTTCTGATCACCGCCGTTCAGGCATTTAGCTTTGCTCCCAAACGTGAATTCTACCAGCTTAAAATCTATCACCTGAAAGACAACAACCAGAAAGACCGGCTGGAGACTTATCTCCAACAGGCATATCTGCCCGCGCTGCACCGAGCGGGCATCGGGAAAGTAGGCGTGTTCAAGCCCGCAACGAACGCCGATTCCCTGGTGTATGTGCTCATTCCGTTCAGGTCGGTGGACCAGTTCATGTCGCTTTCCGAAACCCTGGCGAAAGACAAACAGTACGTAGCCGCCGGGCAGGATTACATCAATGCCGAATACAACAACCCGGTTTTCAGCAACATTGAGTCGGTCTTGATGGAAGCGTTTGCGGGTATGCCTACGTTAATCGTTCCGAAGCTGCAGGCGCAGCCTTCCGAGCGCATTTACGAGCTGCGCCGATACGAAGCCGCGACGGAGAAGCTGCACGAAAACAAGATTAGCCAGTTCAACAATGGCGAGCTGGACATTTTCAAACGGCTGGGCTTCAACACGGTTTTCTGCGGGCAGGTGAAAGCCGGCAGCAAGCTACCCAGCCTGATGTATATGACCTCGTTCGAAAACAAGGCTTCCCGCGACGAGCACTGGAAATCGTTCAGCGCCGATCCCGGCTGGAAACAACTAAATTCCAAGCCCGAATATGCCCACAACTTCCTGCGCGCCGACATCTACCTACTGCACCCAACCACGTACTCGGAGATTTAAGAACACCAACTGCGTTTCGGAGTAAATCAATGAGAGAAAAGAGAGGCCCGTGAAGCCTCTCTTTTCGTTTGTCCGGCCGAAAAACCGTATCTTGCCTGAAAACGCAGCTTCACACAAACGCCTTATCCATGCGCTTTACGCTAGTTCTTCTCGTTCTGCTCTGTACCAGACTGACCCTTGCTCAAACTTCCTCCGCTTCGGCTTCCGGTTTTCAACGGATGCTGGACTCCTATTATGAGGAGTTTTTAAAACTGAACCCAACGGTTGCGTCAAGCAAGGGTGACTATCGGTACAACGACCAGCTCGAAAACTCCCTCAGTCAACCCTACCGCGCTCAGATGCAGGCTCTGTTTACGCGGTATCTGGACAGTTTGAAAGCCTATAACCTGCAGCAACTGCCGGAGCGTGACAAGCTCAGCTACCAGATTTTTCGCTACGATCTGGAAAAGAGTCTGGAAGGCATGCAGTATATGACCTACCTGACCCCCATGAACCAGATGGGCGATTTTCGGCTGTCATTTTCGCAGATGGGTTCGGGAAGCAGTGTCCACCCGTTTAAATCGGTTAAAGACTACGATGATTTTCTGAAACGGGTAACCGGTTTCGTCGCCCAGACCGATACGGCCATCGCCAACATGCGGAAAGGGCTGGTCATGAACCGGGTGCAGCCGCAGGTCGTGATGGTAAAGGTTCTGCCTCAGATCAAGGCGATGCTGGTTAACGATGTCACGAAAAGCCTTTTCTATACCCCCATCAAAAACCTGCCGACCAGCTTTTCAGCCGATGAAAAGCAACGACTGACGACGGCTTACACGGAGGCCATTACGCAGCAGATCATTCCGGCCTATAATCGCCTGTATACGTTCATTCAGAACGACTATCTCCCAAATACCCGCCAGACCGTTGCCCTTGAAGCCCTGCCCGATGGTAAAGATCAATACGCCTATCTGGTGAAATCGTGGACGACTACGAACCTCTCACCCGATGAGGTACATGCCATTGGTTTGAGCGAAGTAAAGCGGATTCGGCAGGCTATGGAAAACATCAGGCAGCAGGTGGACTTCAAAGGCGACCTGAAAGCGTTCTTTCAATACGTATTTACCGACCCGAAATTCTTTCCGTATAAGACCGACGAGGACGTAGTGAATGGCTTTCAGAAGATTTACGAAACTATAAAGCCGCATCTGGCGAGCCAGTTTAATGTGGTGCCTAAAACGGCCTTTGAAATCCGGCCGATCGAGAAATACCGCGCGGCTACGTCGGCGGCTCATTACATGGGCGGCACACCAGACGGCTCCCGGCCAGGTGTTTTCTACTTCCCCGTACTCGATGCCAGCAAGTACAGCTACTGGCGGATGGAAGATTTGTTTCTGCATGAGGCAATTCCCGGCCACCATTACCAGATTTCGTTG is from Spirosoma taeanense and encodes:
- a CDS encoding NIPSNAP family protein, whose translation is MLSTRKTGHSIAFWLIAAFLITAVQAFSFAPKREFYQLKIYHLKDNNQKDRLETYLQQAYLPALHRAGIGKVGVFKPATNADSLVYVLIPFRSVDQFMSLSETLAKDKQYVAAGQDYINAEYNNPVFSNIESVLMEAFAGMPTLIVPKLQAQPSERIYELRRYEAATEKLHENKISQFNNGELDIFKRLGFNTVFCGQVKAGSKLPSLMYMTSFENKASRDEHWKSFSADPGWKQLNSKPEYAHNFLRADIYLLHPTTYSEI
- a CDS encoding DUF885 domain-containing protein → MRFTLVLLVLLCTRLTLAQTSSASASGFQRMLDSYYEEFLKLNPTVASSKGDYRYNDQLENSLSQPYRAQMQALFTRYLDSLKAYNLQQLPERDKLSYQIFRYDLEKSLEGMQYMTYLTPMNQMGDFRLSFSQMGSGSSVHPFKSVKDYDDFLKRVTGFVAQTDTAIANMRKGLVMNRVQPQVVMVKVLPQIKAMLVNDVTKSLFYTPIKNLPTSFSADEKQRLTTAYTEAITQQIIPAYNRLYTFIQNDYLPNTRQTVALEALPDGKDQYAYLVKSWTTTNLSPDEVHAIGLSEVKRIRQAMENIRQQVDFKGDLKAFFQYVFTDPKFFPYKTDEDVVNGFQKIYETIKPHLASQFNVVPKTAFEIRPIEKYRAATSAAHYMGGTPDGSRPGVFYFPVLDASKYSYWRMEDLFLHEAIPGHHYQISLQTENPAVPNFQKVGRYGAYVEGWGLYAERLGKDLGLYSDPYQVLGQLQGEMHRAIRLVVDSGMHHKGWTREQAVQYSLDNEPTTEATAIQEVERYIAMPGQALSYKIGELKIIEIRQRAEKALGNRFDVRAFHDQVLKDGAMPLAIFEAKMNTWIKTQQASSKKS